A region from the Canis lupus familiaris isolate Mischka breed German Shepherd chromosome 3, alternate assembly UU_Cfam_GSD_1.0, whole genome shotgun sequence genome encodes:
- the MAN2B2 gene encoding epididymis-specific alpha-mannosidase isoform X10, with the protein MWSVCWLPVLTQLLLLRFLVAQPVSPIRVFVVPHSHMDVGWIYTVQESLRAYAANVYTTVVEQLMLQKQRRFIAVEQEYFRLWWDGIASYRQKRQVRHLLATRRLEFVIGGQVMHDETVAHFDDQILQLTEGHGFLYETFGIRPRFSWQIDSFGASATTPTLFALAGFHAHVISRIDYALKDTMQNSQGLQFVWRGSPTLSAQQEIFTHVLDQYNYCSEGFNWDGTAVFPNSPPDRVFHPKSVPITWNNINYYVSLLVDNVKERATWFRTPHLLWPWGCDKQFFNASLQFSNMDPLLDFINSNSSKLGISVEYATLADYFEAVQAHNASWRVHTHGDFLPYSSDPFQAWTGFYASRSGLKALARRASALLYAGESMFTRYMWPAPHQHLDPAWALKQLQRLRWAVSEVQHHDAITGTQSPKVRDMYEENLSSGMQGVQELMASIVRDRTPAHSDQEPVGHSAAVYNPLAWTVTTIVTLTVGFSRVSVTDESGQQVAAQIQESKKTQSAYDLHVLTTIPGLSYRYYSIRSTEGTQEETNQLGASLARTSNFGRKKKTPARPRDRHLIHVENDCYTVFLDRDTNLLHSIWERGSNRTVQVTQEFMEYHANADLKYGFVSDNFVFMPIDSAKRPWNSVGMQIVAGKLMTEIRQYFYRKVGDRNHTYAIYSRLAHVPLAQGAELLCRRIEQEYRVGPLELNREAILRTSTSLHNKQVLHSDNNGYQMQRRVFQKYSSNGIARNYYPMAQSAFIEDGRSRLVLLSKQAHGVSSQENGQVEVMLHRRLWNNFDWALDYDLTLNDTSTVYPVLWLLLGPQSLTTRLRQRCGLALQRAPVVLLRELNESAQIFPGSQRQQEAVTLPPSLHLQILSIPGWNYSSNHTEHLQDLQKPCRGVCFLRDSSWSWEQLSPTHPLNSGSLTIRGFHSFTEQLSPVPGGHRGKAKADLRRVLLRLHHLYEEGEDPVLSQPVRVNLQAVLQGLGSVGAVEERSLTGTWDGNTLHRWSWRTQEPPHHRGRNIYNEKYPKAHVMVKLLKTKEKHSKAARENKRCITDKGRTV; encoded by the exons gagAGCCTGCGGGCCTATGCTGCCAACGTCTATACCACAGTGGTGGAGCAGCTGATGCTCCAGAAGCAGCGCAGGTTCATCGCGGTGGAGCAGGAGTACTTCCGGCTGTGGTGGGATGGCATCGCCTCCTACAGGCAGAAACGCCAG GTCCGCCATCTCCTGGCCACGAGACGCCTGGAGTTTGTCATCGGGGGCCAGGTCATGCATGATGAGACCGTGGCCCACTTTGATGACCAGATCCTACAGCTCACAG AAGGACACGGCTTCCTGTACGAAACCTTTGGGATCCGGCCAAGGTTCTCCTGGCAAATCGACTCCTTTGGTGCATCTGCCACGACCCCCACCCTATTTGCCCTGGCGGGCTTCCATGCCCACGTCATCTCCCGCATCGACTATGCCCTGAAGGACACCATGCAGAACTCGCAG GGGCTGCAGTTTGTGTGGCGAGGGTCCCCAACCCTATCAGCTCAGCAGGAAATCTTCACGCATGTCTTGGACCAGTACAACTACTGCTC GGAAGGCTTTAACTGGGACGGCACTGCAGTCTTCCCGAACTCACCGCCAGACAGGGTATTTCACCCGAAGTCTGTACCCATCACTTGGAACAATATCAATTACTATGTCAGTCTCCTTGTGGACAATGTGAAGGAGCGAGCCACCTGGTTCCGGACACCGCACCTCCTCTGGCCCTGG GGCTGTGACAAGCAGTTCTTCAACGCGTCGCTGCAGTTCTCCAACATGGACCCGCTGCTGGACTTCATCAACAGTAACTCGTCCAAGCTCGGCATCTCCGTGGAGTACGCCACGCTGGCCGACTACTTCGAGGCGGTGCAGGCTCACAACGCCTCGTGGCGCGTCCACACCCACGGGGACTTCCTGCCCTATTCCTCCG ATCCATTTCAGGCCTGGACGGGCTTCTACGCCTCCCGCAGTGGGCTCAAGGCGCTGGCGAGGCGAGCCAGTGCTCTGTTGTATGCCGGGGAGTCCATGTTCACACGCTACATGTGGCCTGCCCCCCACCAGCACCTGGACCCGGCCTGGGCCCTGAAGCAGCTCCAGAGGCTCCGCTGGGCAGTCTCCGAG GTCCAGCACCATGATGCCATCACTGGGACCCAGAGCCCCAAGGTGAGAGACATGTACGAGGAGAATCTGAGCTCAGGGATGCAGGGTGTGCAGGAACTGATGGCCTCCATCGTCCGTGACAGGACCCCAGCCCACTCGG ACCAGGAACCTGTGGGACACTCTGCCGCGGTCTACAACCCCCTGGCCTGGACGGTCACCACCATTGTTACCCTGACTGTGGGCTTCTCCAGGGTCAGCGTCACAGATGAGTCAGGCCAGCAAGTGGCTGCACAG ATCCAGGAATCAAAGAAGACACAATCTGCATATGACCTGCATGTGCTGACCACAATCCCAGGGCTCAGTTACCGATACTACAGCATCAGGAGCACCGAGGGGACCCAGGAGGAGACGAACCAGTTGGGTGCCAGTCTGGCCAGAACCTCCAACTTTGGCCGCAAGAAAAAGACACCTGCTCGTCCAAGGGACAGGCACCTGATTCACGTGGAGAATGACTGTTATACTGTGTTCCTGGACCGGGACACTAACCTACTGCACAGCATCTGGGAGAG AGGGAGTAACCGCACAGTGCAGGTGACCCAGGAGTTCATGGAATACCATGCCAATGCTGATTTGAAATATGGCTTTGTATCTGATAATTTTGTGTTTATGCCCATCGACTCTGCAAAGCGCCCATGGAACAGTGTGGGAATGCAGATTGTGGCGGGAAAGCTCATGACTGAGATCCGGCAATACTTCTACAG GAAGGTGGGGGACAGGAATCACACATATGCCATCTACTCCCGGCTCGCCCACGTGCCCCTGGCCCAGGGAGCGGAGCTGCTGTGCCGGCGCATCGAGCAGGAGTACCGGGTGGGCCCCTTGGAGCTGAACCGCGAGGCCATCCTGAGGACCAGCACCAGTCTCCACAACAAGCAGGTCCTCCACTCAGACAACAACGGCTACCAGATGCAGCGGAGAGTCTTCCAGAAATACTCGAGCAATGGCATCGCCCGG AATTACTACCCCATGGCTCAGTCCGCCTTCATTGAGGACGGCAGAAGCAGGCTGGTGCTGCTGTCCAAGCAGGCACACGGCGTGTCCAGCCAAGAGAACGGGCAGGTGGAG GTCATGCTCCATCGCCGGCTTTGGAACAATTTTGATTGGGCTCTGGATTATGATCTCACCCTGAATGACACCTCCACTGTCTACCCTGTGCTCTGGCTCCTGCTGGGACCCCAGTCTCTCACCACCCGCCTGCGTCAGAGGTGTGGGCTAGCGCTGCAGCGCGCACCCGTAGTGCTATTAAGAGAGCTGAATG AGTCTGCCCAGATTTTTCCAGGCTCCCAGCGGCAGCAAGAAGCCGTGACCCTGCCCCCAAGTCTTCACCTGCAGATCCTGAGCATCCCGGGCTGGAACTACAGCTCCAACCACACGGAGCACCTGCAGGATCTCCAGAAAC CCTGCCGTGGAGTCTGCTTCCTCAGGGACTCCTCCTGGAGCTGGGAACAACTGAGTCCCACTCATCCTCTGAACTCAGGAAGCCTGACTATCCGGGgcttccattcattcactgaacaaCTGTCTCCTGTGCCAGGCG GCCATCGAGGGAAGGCCAAGGCTGACCTTCGCCGTGTCCTGCTGCGGCTCCACCACCTGTATGAGGAAGGCGAAGACCCGGTCCTATCTCAGCCAGTGAGGGTCAATCTGCAG GCTGTGCTGCAGGGGCTGGGGTCCGTGGGGGCAGTGGAGGAGCGCTCACTGACAGGGACCTGGGATGGGAACACACTACACCGCTGGAGCTGGAGGACACAGGAGCCGCCCCACCACAGAG GAAGAAacatatacaatgaaaaatatcCCAAGGCACATGTCATGGTTAAACTactaaaaaccaaagagaaacactcaaaagcagcaagagaaaataaaagatgtattaCAGACAAGGGAAGGACCGTGTGA
- the MAN2B2 gene encoding epididymis-specific alpha-mannosidase isoform X6 — protein sequence MWSVCWLPVLTQLLLLRFLVAQPVSPIRVFVVPHSHMDVGWIYTVQESLRAYAANVYTTVVEQLMLQKQRRFIAVEQEYFRLWWDGIASYRQKRQVRHLLATRRLEFVIGGQVMHDETVAHFDDQILQLTEGHGFLYETFGIRPRFSWQIDSFGASATTPTLFALAGFHAHVISRIDYALKDTMQNSQGLQFVWRGSPTLSAQQEIFTHVLDQYNYCSEGFNWDGTAVFPNSPPDRVFHPKSVPITWNNINYYVSLLVDNVKERATWFRTPHLLWPWGCDKQFFNASLQFSNMDPLLDFINSNSSKLGISVEYATLADYFEAVQAHNASWRVHTHGDFLPYSSDPFQAWTGFYASRSGLKALARRASALLYAGESMFTRYMWPAPHQHLDPAWALKQLQRLRWAVSEVQHHDAITGTQSPKVRDMYEENLSSGMQGVQELMASIVRDRTPAHSDQEPVGHSAAVYNPLAWTVTTIVTLTVGFSRVSVTDESGQQVAAQIQESKKTQSAYDLHVLTTIPGLSYRYYSIRSTEGTQEETNQLGASLARTSNFGRKKKTPARPRDRHLIHVENDCYTVFLDRDTNLLHSIWERGSNRTVQVTQEFMEYHANADLKYGFVSDNFVFMPIDSAKRPWNSVGMQIVAGKLMTEIRQYFYRKVGDRNHTYAIYSRLAHVPLAQGAELLCRRIEQEYRVGPLELNREAILRTSTSLHNKQVLHSDNNGYQMQRRVFQKYSSNGIARNYYPMAQSAFIEDGRSRLVLLSKQAHGVSSQENGQVEVMLHRRLWNNFDWALDYDLTLNDTSTVYPVLWLLLGPQSLTTRLRQRCGLALQRAPVVLLRELNESAQIFPGSQRQQEAVTLPPSLHLQILSIPGWNYSSNHTEHLQDLQKRPVGSAHGPCHCGHQGPQLMEAIFSTCFLLPGDKEAIEGRPRLTFAVSCCGSTTCMRKAKTRSYLSQ from the exons gagAGCCTGCGGGCCTATGCTGCCAACGTCTATACCACAGTGGTGGAGCAGCTGATGCTCCAGAAGCAGCGCAGGTTCATCGCGGTGGAGCAGGAGTACTTCCGGCTGTGGTGGGATGGCATCGCCTCCTACAGGCAGAAACGCCAG GTCCGCCATCTCCTGGCCACGAGACGCCTGGAGTTTGTCATCGGGGGCCAGGTCATGCATGATGAGACCGTGGCCCACTTTGATGACCAGATCCTACAGCTCACAG AAGGACACGGCTTCCTGTACGAAACCTTTGGGATCCGGCCAAGGTTCTCCTGGCAAATCGACTCCTTTGGTGCATCTGCCACGACCCCCACCCTATTTGCCCTGGCGGGCTTCCATGCCCACGTCATCTCCCGCATCGACTATGCCCTGAAGGACACCATGCAGAACTCGCAG GGGCTGCAGTTTGTGTGGCGAGGGTCCCCAACCCTATCAGCTCAGCAGGAAATCTTCACGCATGTCTTGGACCAGTACAACTACTGCTC GGAAGGCTTTAACTGGGACGGCACTGCAGTCTTCCCGAACTCACCGCCAGACAGGGTATTTCACCCGAAGTCTGTACCCATCACTTGGAACAATATCAATTACTATGTCAGTCTCCTTGTGGACAATGTGAAGGAGCGAGCCACCTGGTTCCGGACACCGCACCTCCTCTGGCCCTGG GGCTGTGACAAGCAGTTCTTCAACGCGTCGCTGCAGTTCTCCAACATGGACCCGCTGCTGGACTTCATCAACAGTAACTCGTCCAAGCTCGGCATCTCCGTGGAGTACGCCACGCTGGCCGACTACTTCGAGGCGGTGCAGGCTCACAACGCCTCGTGGCGCGTCCACACCCACGGGGACTTCCTGCCCTATTCCTCCG ATCCATTTCAGGCCTGGACGGGCTTCTACGCCTCCCGCAGTGGGCTCAAGGCGCTGGCGAGGCGAGCCAGTGCTCTGTTGTATGCCGGGGAGTCCATGTTCACACGCTACATGTGGCCTGCCCCCCACCAGCACCTGGACCCGGCCTGGGCCCTGAAGCAGCTCCAGAGGCTCCGCTGGGCAGTCTCCGAG GTCCAGCACCATGATGCCATCACTGGGACCCAGAGCCCCAAGGTGAGAGACATGTACGAGGAGAATCTGAGCTCAGGGATGCAGGGTGTGCAGGAACTGATGGCCTCCATCGTCCGTGACAGGACCCCAGCCCACTCGG ACCAGGAACCTGTGGGACACTCTGCCGCGGTCTACAACCCCCTGGCCTGGACGGTCACCACCATTGTTACCCTGACTGTGGGCTTCTCCAGGGTCAGCGTCACAGATGAGTCAGGCCAGCAAGTGGCTGCACAG ATCCAGGAATCAAAGAAGACACAATCTGCATATGACCTGCATGTGCTGACCACAATCCCAGGGCTCAGTTACCGATACTACAGCATCAGGAGCACCGAGGGGACCCAGGAGGAGACGAACCAGTTGGGTGCCAGTCTGGCCAGAACCTCCAACTTTGGCCGCAAGAAAAAGACACCTGCTCGTCCAAGGGACAGGCACCTGATTCACGTGGAGAATGACTGTTATACTGTGTTCCTGGACCGGGACACTAACCTACTGCACAGCATCTGGGAGAG AGGGAGTAACCGCACAGTGCAGGTGACCCAGGAGTTCATGGAATACCATGCCAATGCTGATTTGAAATATGGCTTTGTATCTGATAATTTTGTGTTTATGCCCATCGACTCTGCAAAGCGCCCATGGAACAGTGTGGGAATGCAGATTGTGGCGGGAAAGCTCATGACTGAGATCCGGCAATACTTCTACAG GAAGGTGGGGGACAGGAATCACACATATGCCATCTACTCCCGGCTCGCCCACGTGCCCCTGGCCCAGGGAGCGGAGCTGCTGTGCCGGCGCATCGAGCAGGAGTACCGGGTGGGCCCCTTGGAGCTGAACCGCGAGGCCATCCTGAGGACCAGCACCAGTCTCCACAACAAGCAGGTCCTCCACTCAGACAACAACGGCTACCAGATGCAGCGGAGAGTCTTCCAGAAATACTCGAGCAATGGCATCGCCCGG AATTACTACCCCATGGCTCAGTCCGCCTTCATTGAGGACGGCAGAAGCAGGCTGGTGCTGCTGTCCAAGCAGGCACACGGCGTGTCCAGCCAAGAGAACGGGCAGGTGGAG GTCATGCTCCATCGCCGGCTTTGGAACAATTTTGATTGGGCTCTGGATTATGATCTCACCCTGAATGACACCTCCACTGTCTACCCTGTGCTCTGGCTCCTGCTGGGACCCCAGTCTCTCACCACCCGCCTGCGTCAGAGGTGTGGGCTAGCGCTGCAGCGCGCACCCGTAGTGCTATTAAGAGAGCTGAATG AGTCTGCCCAGATTTTTCCAGGCTCCCAGCGGCAGCAAGAAGCCGTGACCCTGCCCCCAAGTCTTCACCTGCAGATCCTGAGCATCCCGGGCTGGAACTACAGCTCCAACCACACGGAGCACCTGCAGGATCTCCAGAAAC GTCCAGTGGGCTCAGCTCATGGCCCTTGTCACTGTGGCCACCAGGGTCCCCAGCTGATGGAGGCCATATTCAGcacctgcttcctccttcccGGGGATAAAGAA GCCATCGAGGGAAGGCCAAGGCTGACCTTCGCCGTGTCCTGCTGCGGCTCCACCACCTGTATGAGGAAGGCGAAGACCCGGTCCTATCTCAGCCAGTGA
- the MAN2B2 gene encoding epididymis-specific alpha-mannosidase isoform X1, which yields MWSVCWLPVLTQLLLLRFLVAQPVSPIRVFVVPHSHMDVGWIYTVQESLRAYAANVYTTVVEQLMLQKQRRFIAVEQEYFRLWWDGIASYRQKRQVRHLLATRRLEFVIGGQVMHDETVAHFDDQILQLTEGHGFLYETFGIRPRFSWQIDSFGASATTPTLFALAGFHAHVISRIDYALKDTMQNSQGLQFVWRGSPTLSAQQEIFTHVLDQYNYCSEGFNWDGTAVFPNSPPDRVFHPKSVPITWNNINYYVSLLVDNVKERATWFRTPHLLWPWGCDKQFFNASLQFSNMDPLLDFINSNSSKLGISVEYATLADYFEAVQAHNASWRVHTHGDFLPYSSDPFQAWTGFYASRSGLKALARRASALLYAGESMFTRYMWPAPHQHLDPAWALKQLQRLRWAVSEVQHHDAITGTQSPKVRDMYEENLSSGMQGVQELMASIVRDRTPAHSDQEPVGHSAAVYNPLAWTVTTIVTLTVGFSRVSVTDESGQQVAAQIQESKKTQSAYDLHVLTTIPGLSYRYYSIRSTEGTQEETNQLGASLARTSNFGRKKKTPARPRDRHLIHVENDCYTVFLDRDTNLLHSIWERGSNRTVQVTQEFMEYHANADLKYGFVSDNFVFMPIDSAKRPWNSVGMQIVAGKLMTEIRQYFYRKVGDRNHTYAIYSRLAHVPLAQGAELLCRRIEQEYRVGPLELNREAILRTSTSLHNKQVLHSDNNGYQMQRRVFQKYSSNGIARNYYPMAQSAFIEDGRSRLVLLSKQAHGVSSQENGQVEVMLHRRLWNNFDWALDYDLTLNDTSTVYPVLWLLLGPQSLTTRLRQRCGLALQRAPVVLLRELNESAQIFPGSQRQQEAVTLPPSLHLQILSIPGWNYSSNHTEHLQDLQKREPGVQGTRVTPPSPCQPGPTPITGQSGLLSELSWLCMVPCSPYLPNGETQAHREAVGGPGSLSRQDTQSAGPQRRTCPHPGSEDPFYPHHQTPTIVHLCRMLSLPWSLLPQGLLLELGTTESHSSSELRKPDYPGLPFIH from the exons gagAGCCTGCGGGCCTATGCTGCCAACGTCTATACCACAGTGGTGGAGCAGCTGATGCTCCAGAAGCAGCGCAGGTTCATCGCGGTGGAGCAGGAGTACTTCCGGCTGTGGTGGGATGGCATCGCCTCCTACAGGCAGAAACGCCAG GTCCGCCATCTCCTGGCCACGAGACGCCTGGAGTTTGTCATCGGGGGCCAGGTCATGCATGATGAGACCGTGGCCCACTTTGATGACCAGATCCTACAGCTCACAG AAGGACACGGCTTCCTGTACGAAACCTTTGGGATCCGGCCAAGGTTCTCCTGGCAAATCGACTCCTTTGGTGCATCTGCCACGACCCCCACCCTATTTGCCCTGGCGGGCTTCCATGCCCACGTCATCTCCCGCATCGACTATGCCCTGAAGGACACCATGCAGAACTCGCAG GGGCTGCAGTTTGTGTGGCGAGGGTCCCCAACCCTATCAGCTCAGCAGGAAATCTTCACGCATGTCTTGGACCAGTACAACTACTGCTC GGAAGGCTTTAACTGGGACGGCACTGCAGTCTTCCCGAACTCACCGCCAGACAGGGTATTTCACCCGAAGTCTGTACCCATCACTTGGAACAATATCAATTACTATGTCAGTCTCCTTGTGGACAATGTGAAGGAGCGAGCCACCTGGTTCCGGACACCGCACCTCCTCTGGCCCTGG GGCTGTGACAAGCAGTTCTTCAACGCGTCGCTGCAGTTCTCCAACATGGACCCGCTGCTGGACTTCATCAACAGTAACTCGTCCAAGCTCGGCATCTCCGTGGAGTACGCCACGCTGGCCGACTACTTCGAGGCGGTGCAGGCTCACAACGCCTCGTGGCGCGTCCACACCCACGGGGACTTCCTGCCCTATTCCTCCG ATCCATTTCAGGCCTGGACGGGCTTCTACGCCTCCCGCAGTGGGCTCAAGGCGCTGGCGAGGCGAGCCAGTGCTCTGTTGTATGCCGGGGAGTCCATGTTCACACGCTACATGTGGCCTGCCCCCCACCAGCACCTGGACCCGGCCTGGGCCCTGAAGCAGCTCCAGAGGCTCCGCTGGGCAGTCTCCGAG GTCCAGCACCATGATGCCATCACTGGGACCCAGAGCCCCAAGGTGAGAGACATGTACGAGGAGAATCTGAGCTCAGGGATGCAGGGTGTGCAGGAACTGATGGCCTCCATCGTCCGTGACAGGACCCCAGCCCACTCGG ACCAGGAACCTGTGGGACACTCTGCCGCGGTCTACAACCCCCTGGCCTGGACGGTCACCACCATTGTTACCCTGACTGTGGGCTTCTCCAGGGTCAGCGTCACAGATGAGTCAGGCCAGCAAGTGGCTGCACAG ATCCAGGAATCAAAGAAGACACAATCTGCATATGACCTGCATGTGCTGACCACAATCCCAGGGCTCAGTTACCGATACTACAGCATCAGGAGCACCGAGGGGACCCAGGAGGAGACGAACCAGTTGGGTGCCAGTCTGGCCAGAACCTCCAACTTTGGCCGCAAGAAAAAGACACCTGCTCGTCCAAGGGACAGGCACCTGATTCACGTGGAGAATGACTGTTATACTGTGTTCCTGGACCGGGACACTAACCTACTGCACAGCATCTGGGAGAG AGGGAGTAACCGCACAGTGCAGGTGACCCAGGAGTTCATGGAATACCATGCCAATGCTGATTTGAAATATGGCTTTGTATCTGATAATTTTGTGTTTATGCCCATCGACTCTGCAAAGCGCCCATGGAACAGTGTGGGAATGCAGATTGTGGCGGGAAAGCTCATGACTGAGATCCGGCAATACTTCTACAG GAAGGTGGGGGACAGGAATCACACATATGCCATCTACTCCCGGCTCGCCCACGTGCCCCTGGCCCAGGGAGCGGAGCTGCTGTGCCGGCGCATCGAGCAGGAGTACCGGGTGGGCCCCTTGGAGCTGAACCGCGAGGCCATCCTGAGGACCAGCACCAGTCTCCACAACAAGCAGGTCCTCCACTCAGACAACAACGGCTACCAGATGCAGCGGAGAGTCTTCCAGAAATACTCGAGCAATGGCATCGCCCGG AATTACTACCCCATGGCTCAGTCCGCCTTCATTGAGGACGGCAGAAGCAGGCTGGTGCTGCTGTCCAAGCAGGCACACGGCGTGTCCAGCCAAGAGAACGGGCAGGTGGAG GTCATGCTCCATCGCCGGCTTTGGAACAATTTTGATTGGGCTCTGGATTATGATCTCACCCTGAATGACACCTCCACTGTCTACCCTGTGCTCTGGCTCCTGCTGGGACCCCAGTCTCTCACCACCCGCCTGCGTCAGAGGTGTGGGCTAGCGCTGCAGCGCGCACCCGTAGTGCTATTAAGAGAGCTGAATG AGTCTGCCCAGATTTTTCCAGGCTCCCAGCGGCAGCAAGAAGCCGTGACCCTGCCCCCAAGTCTTCACCTGCAGATCCTGAGCATCCCGGGCTGGAACTACAGCTCCAACCACACGGAGCACCTGCAGGATCTCCAGAAACGTGAGCCGGGTGTCCAGGGAACCAGAGtcactcctccctccccatgTCAACCTGGCCCCACGCCCATCACCGGACAAAGTGGGCTCCTGTCAGAGCTGTCCTGGCTCTGCATGGTCCCCTGTTCCCCTTATCTGCCCAATGGGGAGACCCAGGCCCACAGAGAGGCAGTGGGGGGACCGGGGTCCCTCAGTAGGCAGGACACCCAGTCGGCAGGGCCCCAGAGGAGGACCTGTCCACACCCAGGCTCTGAGGATCCCTTCTATCCCCACCACCAAACCCCAACCATCGTCCACCTTTGCCGGATGCTTAGCCTGCCGTGGAGTCTGCTTCCTCAGGGACTCCTCCTGGAGCTGGGAACAACTGAGTCCCACTCATCCTCTGAACTCAGGAAGCCTGACTATCCGGGgcttccattcattcactga